taattaattaaggacgTGTCCAGCACTGTGGACTACCGAAGTACAATTTGTAGTGTTTAGCGACGCCATCTTCCTGGAGTTCACACAAAATTGTCTTGAAGAATCACAGCGATCACACGCCGCAATGCGGCAGCACCCGAGACGACCCCGACGTGAGACGCGCCGGCGATTTTGACCGATCTGTAGTACTCCTGCTTCGGATCGTCGCCGATCACCGTGTCAAGGGCCAGTATGCTCGCCGAGTTCACaaccccgtcgccgtcgccgtacaCGACTCGCGGGTCCTTGCCGAAGTCGCCGTCCCAGTACACCAGCGTCTCCGTcgtcggcacgccgccgccgttgacgcACGTCGTCGGCACCACCGGCGCTCGGAAGCTCATCGCCACCGGAAGAGCCCGCGTCTTGTACAGCGCCACCTCGGACGCCGGTAGCCCGACCGCCGCCATGAACTCCGGCATGTCCTCCGCGGTGTAGTTCTTGTGGCGCGTGATCACCAGCGGCGTGTGGCGGTCGAACACCttgggcgacggcagcggcgtgaACTTGATGGCGGAGCTCCGCCCGACGCGGCCGAGCGGGGAGTCGTCCCTGGTGGCGAGGAACCGCATCGAGCCCAcgaagccgccggcgccggtggacgCCATGACGAAGTGCTTGAcgtgcctccgccgccacgccatgGGGCTCCGGTTGAGGAACTCGAGCGCGAAGTAGCCGCCCTGGCTGTGCGACACGACGACGACCGGCTTGTCCCCGTTCGTCCTGCTCGCGCGCTCGACGAGCGCCCGGAGCTGCCGCTGGAACCGCGAGAACGACCTGCACGGCtgccccgccgctgccggcggctgCCGGAAGTCGTACGGCGCGCCGAAGAGCGTCTCGCCGTCGCGGTAACCAACTCTCTCCAACGCCTCGACGAGCCTCCCCATGCACAGGTCTCTGCTCAAATGTAGAGTTCTTCTCATCACGAGATGATGGTATATACACATGggagtcgacggcggcgggcggcgggcggcttaCCGGTCGGCGGGGTCGTCGGCGAGGAACCCACGGGTGGAGCCGAAGTCGAGGAGGCGCGTCTCGACGCCGCGCGTGTCACGGtagtcgccggcgacgcggtcgAACACCACGCTGAGCTGgtcggcgacgcacggcgcgacGGTGGGGTCGTCCAGCGCGGTGGAGTTCTTCCATAGGCGGAACCAGCGCGCgccgcgtggcgcggcggcggctgctgcggcgcaCTGCGGCGAGGGCGGCAAGTAGGCGTCCGTGAGGCGGGCCTCGAGCTGGGTGCACGTGGCGCCCGGCAGCAGCACGACCGGATGGAGACCGGACGCCGAGGCCGCGTGTGGCCAGAGGAGGAATAAGTGGAGGACGACCGGGAAGAAGAGGATGTGCGTGGCGGCCATGGATCGATGTGGTTGGTCTTCTCTGGAGTTTTATACGTGCACACACTGAGCACGTCACGCTAGCTTTGTCTTCCTCTCGATCTGttaataagggtgtgtttaggcCTTGTTcagttctcaattttttttaaaaaaaaacatcacatcaaatctttgacaCATGTAAATCTTTAATTagtaattatggactaattaagctaaaaaaattcgtCATACGACTTCCAAGCAAACTGTGCaaatagttttttcatttatttatatttagtgctacatacatgtgtccaaagatttaatGTATTGTTTTTAGTAAAAATTTTTGGGAACTAAGCCTAATACTTGTTcgaaacttttaaaacttttattatTGAGTTTCAAAAATATGAACACCATATAcaaattagtcttaaaaattaCTTGAACAAAATAATGTATTTATTAATATCGATCTCTATAAATATTATAATTGAAAATAAtgatcaaagttttttttaaaaaaatgaccgTATTGTTGTTGATAAGTACAAATAATGCAAAGGTGCTGAATTTTCATAGTCGAGAGATCGCGACGGTGGCACGTGCAACTTGGACGTACAGTAGCCGCCGCACCCATGACTGTTCTGTTTTGTCAACTAGGAAACGTACTTACCCAGCGTGAGATGAAGACGAGAAGCGACAGCAGCAGCCAATGGATTTCTCTAGTGGTCATACACAAAGAGCGAAAGGAGCACCTGTGGGCTAGGGATGTAAACTGCTCATAACACAGACCGAAACTATTACCGCGGACCGATCAGTGCCGTCAATTATAGAAATCGACAATGCGAAAAGAGGGAGCGCATGACATCTAAAGCGGATGAGTAAAT
The sequence above is drawn from the Oryza glaberrima chromosome 10, OglaRS2, whole genome shotgun sequence genome and encodes:
- the LOC127752922 gene encoding lecithin-cholesterol acyltransferase-like 1, which encodes MAATHILFFPVVLHLFLLWPHAASASGLHPVVLLPGATCTQLEARLTDAYLPPSPQCAAAAAAAPRGARWFRLWKNSTALDDPTVAPCVADQLSVVFDRVAGDYRDTRGVETRLLDFGSTRGFLADDPADRDLCMGRLVEALERVGYRDGETLFGAPYDFRQPPAAAGQPCRSFSRFQRQLRALVERASRTNGDKPVVVVSHSQGGYFALEFLNRSPMAWRRRHVKHFVMASTGAGGFVGSMRFLATRDDSPLGRVGRSSAIKFTPLPSPKVFDRHTPLVITRHKNYTAEDMPEFMAAVGLPASEVALYKTRALPVAMSFRAPVVPTTCVNGGGVPTTETLVYWDGDFGKDPRVVYGDGDGVVNSASILALDTVIGDDPKQEYYRSVKIAGASHVGVVSGAAALRRVIAVILQDNFV